TACTCTTGCTAATTCTAAGGTTGAGGAAAAGGTGCTGAGGGGGTTTGCAGGAACAAAACCATATTCAAGTAAATCCAAGCGCATCTTCAGTTGAGCTCTAATTGGATTAAATTTCTACCTTTATTTCCCTGAAACTCTTCTTTTAGTTTAAAATTTAAGCTAAAGTCTTCCCCTGTAGAAAGAAGTTGCAGGACATCCTAAGCATTTCTCAGCATTGTATCTGCTACAACTTCCACAGTCTACACCGCACGGAGCAGGATCGATTTTCTCTGCAACGACTTTAAGATCTAAAAAAGGATCATATTGAATCTCTCTTATCGGATAAACCTCATACCTTCTTATTCCGGGTTGTGCCCTTAAGGAGCATTTTTCGAGAGTGATACTTTCAAGCGAGTGCAAATCTTCAGCCCAAACAAGTGCAAATAGATTGTAGCCACCAATGGTCACAAAGAATTTGATTATTCTCGGGCACTTTTCAAACCTTCTAAGTAAATTTTGGAGTGCCTCCGAGCTTTCTACTTCCATTGCCAATAGTGCAAGGATGATTCCAAGCTTTTCGACATTGAGCAAAGCAGTTGATTTGATTTTATTCTCTCTCTCAAGCCGATCTATCCTCTTTTTCGCACCCATTGCGGAGATTCCAACTTCTTTTCCGATCTCAGAAAGATTTGGACGTTTTGCCCTCTGGAGCATTGAAATGATCTTCCTGTCTTTTTTGTCCATCAACTGCCCTAATTTTTTGAGTTTAAAAATTTAACCAACAAAACAAGATCAATTTAGATTTTAAATTCTCCATGAAATTTACTGCTTGCGAAGCAGAGTTAGATTTTTAGCTCTTCAAGGCTTTTTCTGAAAATGCCAAACTATGGCCAGCATCCGTTGAGACCGCAACCCGGAGTTTCAGCGATTCACTCAATTTTTGGTCTTTTTCGCAAAATCAATGAAAATTGCGAGATCTAAAAAATATCCCCTGCTCTACATTTTTATAGGCTCTCTCTTGGCATTAGCGACTTGAGTTTAATTTTTAAACCAAAGGTTTATATCTCGATTAAGTTATAAACCGCCATGGAAGAGATTCTTAAGAAAATGGAAGAGATGATCGGCGAAAAGCCGATGCCACAAGTTCTGTTTTCCAAGATCTGCCCTGAATGGATTCCAAGGCAAATAGAGGAAAGAAAGTTTGTAATGGATCTTCCAGAAATTCCAGAGAAATACAAACATCTTATAATGATTGCGGTCTCTGCTGCTTTACAGTGTGAAATGTGCACTGAGGTGTTTGTTAAGATTGCAAAAAGAAGAGGAGTCAGCGATAGAGAAATTGCGGAGGCAATTCTTACAGCGAGGTTTGCAATGGCTTCTACGATTTTTGCAACAGCTACAAATGCTTTAAAATGGCTTGTGGGTGAGGATAAATGATCGACGCCTTAACTGCATTATCGCTCTTCATCACTGGCCTCATAGCGGGAACCCTTGGCGGTTTGCTCGGCATAGGTGGTTGCGTTATAATGCTACCCTCGCTTAGCTTCATATTCAATTATCCCTTGCCAGTGGCAATTGGAACGACGATCACCGCTGTGATTTTGACCGCAAGCTCGGGAGCGATTGGGCATTTAAGAATGAAAAATGTTGACTTCGCAACTGCGAAGATCGTTGCAGTTAGTGGAGCAATCGGCGCCATGGTTGGTTCGCTGATCTTCTTCTACATCGCAAGCGAAGTCTGGCTTCTGAACTTAATTTTGGGCTTTGCTTTCCTATACGTGGCTTTAAGAATGGTCTATGAGGGGATAATAAAGAGAAAGATGCCTGAAAGGACTGGTAACACCGTTCCTGGAAGCAAAGCTTCAAAGGGCACAATTGGGTTCTTTATAGGCATAATCACTGGAATCGTAGGGCTTGGTGGTGGATACGCTCTCGTTCCTTCGTTTATCTATTTGCTCGGCTCCGCGGTTAAAATCGCGGTTGGAACTTCGCTGGCTTCATTCATAAGCATGGCGGTTGTTAGCGGAGCTTTCAAGCTTTATCAGGGTCTCGTGGATGTGGTTGCTGCATTAAGCATCGGCATCGGGGCGGTCATTGGTGCTCAGATTGGAGCAAGACTCGTCAAATTTGTCCCTTCATGGACTATAAAAGCACTCTTTGGCTTCGTTTTTCTTTACGTTTCGCTACGCTTCATATGGCAAGGTTTGGGAGCGACATAGGGCTAAAATTTAATTTTATTTTTGTTTTGATTCGAATCTGTTAGTAGCCATGCGAGTTCGACAACTTGCTTTTGGAATATTTGAGCTAAACGCTGGCGAATATTCGTAGCAAAGCATGAGTCCAAAACAATGCTTCTTGAAGCCCTAATTGAAATAAATTGAACAAATGAAATCGTCTTCGAAAGAATTCGCTTTTAACATAAACTCAGAAAAATACTTTTTAAAAACTACTCCCCCAACCACTCCTTCTTGAGTTCAGCAAAATATCCTCCCTTTATCGCCTCCCTGATCTCTTCCATAAGCTTTAGGAAGAAGTAAACGTTGTGATAGGAAGCCAAACGGAAATAGGTAAGCTCGTTTGAAACAAAAAGATGATGGATATAGGCTCTGGAGTAATTCTGGCATACAAAGCAATCGCAAGCGGGGTCAAGCGGTTTTGAATCATTTCGGAACTTCGCATTCTTGATGTGAACCCTGAACTTGTTCTTAACATTCCCACCCGCACTCGGGGACACGTATATAAGTCCCCTTCTTGCCCATCTTGTCGGAGAAACGCAGTCGAACATGTCGATGCCCTTTTCCACGGAGTTAAAGATGTCCTCAACCGCACCTATGCCAAGCAAATGTCTTGGCTTATCTTCAGGAAGCAATGGAACAACCCAGTCAAGAATGTTCAGCATGTCCGCTTTACTCTTTCCAAGCGAACCGCCAATGCCGTAACCATCGAATTCGTGCTTTAAAATAAACTCCACTGATTTTAGGCGCAAATCTTTGTATTCACCTCCCTGAACTATTCCAAAAATCGCTTGGCTTCTGTCATAGCACTCCAAGCATCTTTCAATCCATCTGTTCGTCCTTTCGAGAGCTTTTGCTGTATACTCTTTATCTGAAAGCGGAGATGTGCATTCGTCAAATACAAAAACGATGTCCGAACCAAGATTTGACTGAATTTTCATCGACTTCTCTGGAGTTAGACGCATTAAACTGCCGTTGAGCGGATTTCTGAAGCTTATTCCATCTTCATCAACTTCAATCCACTTTTCACCCTTTTTGCTCACATTTCTGAGCCTTTCAAGGAAAATGTTGTCCGCTATCTTCCCAATTCCATGCTCCATTCCAAAGCCAAGAGAGAAAACCTGAAAACCTCCTGAGTCTGTAGCTATGACTCCATTGAAGTTCATGAACTTGTGAAGCCCGCCAAGTTCTTTGATAAGCTCATCTCCGGGCTTCAAATGGAGATGGAATGTGTTAGCCATTATTATTTCAACACCAAGCTCCTTAAGGTCTCTGAAATCCAAAGCTCGAACGCTGGCAAGCGTTGCAACAGGTAAAAAAGCGGGAGTGCGGAATTTCTTGCCTCTAACTTCCGCAACTCCCGTTCTTGCAGAACCTTCGTAGCAATTTACCTTGAACTTCAGAATCATTTTCTAAGGCTTTGCGTAGCATTTGCTACCTCGACAATTCTTCTTGCAAGGGCTCTTGCAGTATTCAGGGCAATCTCGTCCTTCTTCACACCACGCCAGCCCGCATCTCCTTGGATCACTCCAACTGGAAAGCTACCCGTGGTAATCGGATTCTCAGCTGTAGAAACGACAATCATCGCCTGTCCGAGAGCGTAAACGATCAAGCTCATTGCAACAAACTCCGCACCACCATGTCTTAAACCCGAAGTCACCACAGGGGCAAACACTTTATTTCTGAGCCTGAAACCGCCCATTCGATCCATTCTGCTTCTGTCAATAAGGTTCTTAACAATTCCGGGAACACTGCCAAAATAAGTTGGGGCTCCAATTACTATTGCGTCAGCTTTTCTCATAGCTTCAAGCACTTTGAAAATGTCATCCTTTTGCACGCAATCTCCCTTTAAGCACGCATCACAGCCTTTACATGGGTTTATGTTGTAATCCGCGAGGTTTAAAATCTCCGCTTCCGCACCAAGCTTTTTTGCCTCCTCGACAAGAGCCTCAAGCAAGGCATAAGTATTTCTTTT
Above is a window of Archaeoglobaceae archaeon DNA encoding:
- a CDS encoding Lrp/AsnC family transcriptional regulator, with product MDKKDRKIISMLQRAKRPNLSEIGKEVGISAMGAKKRIDRLERENKIKSTALLNVEKLGIILALLAMEVESSEALQNLLRRFEKCPRIIKFFVTIGGYNLFALVWAEDLHSLESITLEKCSLRAQPGIRRYEVYPIREIQYDPFLDLKVVAEKIDPAPCGVDCGSCSRYNAEKCLGCPATSFYRGRL
- a CDS encoding carboxymuconolactone decarboxylase family protein, which gives rise to MEEILKKMEEMIGEKPMPQVLFSKICPEWIPRQIEERKFVMDLPEIPEKYKHLIMIAVSAALQCEMCTEVFVKIAKRRGVSDREIAEAILTARFAMASTIFATATNALKWLVGEDK
- a CDS encoding sulfite exporter TauE/SafE family protein; the encoded protein is MIDALTALSLFITGLIAGTLGGLLGIGGCVIMLPSLSFIFNYPLPVAIGTTITAVILTASSGAIGHLRMKNVDFATAKIVAVSGAIGAMVGSLIFFYIASEVWLLNLILGFAFLYVALRMVYEGIIKRKMPERTGNTVPGSKASKGTIGFFIGIITGIVGLGGGYALVPSFIYLLGSAVKIAVGTSLASFISMAVVSGAFKLYQGLVDVVAALSIGIGAVIGAQIGARLVKFVPSWTIKALFGFVFLYVSLRFIWQGLGAT
- the tgt gene encoding tRNA guanosine(34) transglycosylase Tgt, coding for MILKFKVNCYEGSARTGVAEVRGKKFRTPAFLPVATLASVRALDFRDLKELGVEIIMANTFHLHLKPGDELIKELGGLHKFMNFNGVIATDSGGFQVFSLGFGMEHGIGKIADNIFLERLRNVSKKGEKWIEVDEDGISFRNPLNGSLMRLTPEKSMKIQSNLGSDIVFVFDECTSPLSDKEYTAKALERTNRWIERCLECYDRSQAIFGIVQGGEYKDLRLKSVEFILKHEFDGYGIGGSLGKSKADMLNILDWVVPLLPEDKPRHLLGIGAVEDIFNSVEKGIDMFDCVSPTRWARRGLIYVSPSAGGNVKNKFRVHIKNAKFRNDSKPLDPACDCFVCQNYSRAYIHHLFVSNELTYFRLASYHNVYFFLKLMEEIREAIKGGYFAELKKEWLGE
- a CDS encoding flavodoxin family protein, translating into MKLLAINGSPNKRNTYALLEALVEEAKKLGAEAEILNLADYNINPCKGCDACLKGDCVQKDDIFKVLEAMRKADAIVIGAPTYFGSVPGIVKNLIDRSRMDRMGGFRLRNKVFAPVVTSGLRHGGAEFVAMSLIVYALGQAMIVVSTAENPITTGSFPVGVIQGDAGWRGVKKDEIALNTARALARRIVEVANATQSLRK